From Granulicella sp. WH15, the proteins below share one genomic window:
- a CDS encoding TonB-dependent siderophore receptor, with protein MKSSKKLGSKVDTRSTRLAAVAMVAAAAMAPVSGRAQNLVEAGSGSADGGSGAAMQKMQRQFSIGGGSLPDVLEQYRQVTGISVRLGMPKDAAAQLRSNGISGTYADDEALRQLLTGTSLTVTFQDAHHATASIQHSDSVSVLAGLQNNLPMNKFSEDLIDTPQTVDVVPKFLIEDQGTSTLKDALRNVPGISLAAGEAGAQGDNLTIRGFTARNDIFLDGIRDFGSYYRDGFNYEAVEALEGPAGIQFGRGSTGGVINQESKVPVEPQIINIQTQFGTDATRRITADINEPMPELAAGSAFRVNIMGQEGGVAGRPFDEIRRFGLAPSVSFGLNSPTRFTLSYFHLSENDTPDYGLPWFFNQLAPGVSRHAYFGFPDENSLKTNDDILTAKFDHDFTKSIAIHSIARAANYPRTAQITEPQICSNPPASVPVGGYVSSLPTVAWNSSLTCSTLANYDPAKIVVNRNQIQTKSVEGDLWDQTEVTAHFKTFGLKHNFVGGIEGGQEISNPIRYSYTISGVDTVPTATLLNPDTTQVFSGTGYTTSVVHTKVESVGLYFVDTIKLGRLFEVSGGARWDRMDTGYSIYQPVKPPTGGTATATAVLSLVESQPTYRAAFVYKPTSHGSVYFDYGTSFNPAAESLSLSVTLTSAGLKPEENESYEGGVKYSFLNERLQVEGAVFRTEKDNARETSATDSTLTVNAGNQLVKGAQFSVVGRLPQGMDLVAGYAYLDSKVLSSPNYPTSVGFPLANVPKQTFNVFVTHKLPLKLIAGVGGNYVGSRTASSTVPYVPLTYSAAQTFAAGTSPCGATATKCYQVLSTGMKQVPGYWIFNAMVKRPLTDKLELQANVYNLLNRFYIDLPHPSHLVPGAGASALIGVNYKF; from the coding sequence ATGAAGAGTTCCAAGAAGCTCGGCAGCAAGGTAGATACGCGTTCGACGCGGTTGGCGGCAGTGGCAATGGTAGCGGCGGCGGCGATGGCCCCCGTCTCCGGCAGAGCGCAGAACCTGGTCGAGGCCGGTAGCGGCAGCGCGGACGGCGGCAGCGGCGCGGCCATGCAGAAGATGCAGCGGCAGTTTTCCATCGGCGGCGGCAGCCTGCCCGACGTTCTGGAGCAGTATCGCCAGGTGACCGGCATCTCGGTCCGGCTGGGTATGCCCAAGGACGCCGCGGCGCAGTTGCGCTCGAACGGCATCTCCGGCACCTACGCCGATGACGAGGCGCTGCGCCAGTTGCTGACCGGCACCAGCCTGACCGTCACCTTCCAGGACGCTCACCACGCGACAGCCTCCATCCAGCACTCGGACAGCGTCAGCGTGCTGGCGGGCTTGCAGAATAACCTGCCCATGAACAAGTTCAGCGAAGACCTGATCGACACGCCGCAGACCGTGGACGTGGTACCGAAGTTCCTTATCGAAGACCAGGGTACCTCGACCCTGAAGGATGCGCTGCGCAACGTCCCCGGCATCAGCCTGGCGGCGGGCGAGGCCGGTGCGCAGGGAGACAACCTGACCATTCGCGGCTTTACGGCGCGCAACGACATCTTCCTCGACGGTATCCGCGACTTCGGCAGCTACTACCGCGACGGTTTCAACTACGAGGCGGTCGAGGCGCTCGAAGGTCCGGCGGGCATCCAGTTCGGGCGCGGCTCGACGGGCGGCGTCATCAACCAGGAGAGCAAGGTTCCGGTTGAGCCGCAGATCATCAACATCCAGACGCAGTTCGGCACCGATGCCACGCGTCGCATTACGGCTGACATCAACGAGCCGATGCCGGAGCTGGCGGCGGGATCGGCCTTCCGGGTCAACATCATGGGGCAGGAGGGCGGTGTTGCGGGCCGTCCGTTCGACGAAATTCGTCGCTTCGGTCTCGCGCCCTCGGTCTCGTTCGGCCTCAACTCACCGACGCGGTTCACGCTCAGCTACTTCCACCTGTCGGAGAACGACACGCCGGACTACGGTCTGCCGTGGTTCTTCAACCAACTGGCTCCGGGGGTGAGCCGCCATGCCTACTTCGGCTTCCCGGATGAGAACTCGCTGAAGACGAACGACGATATCCTCACCGCGAAGTTCGATCACGACTTTACCAAGAGCATCGCGATCCACAGCATCGCGCGGGCGGCGAACTATCCGCGCACCGCGCAGATTACCGAGCCGCAGATCTGTTCGAACCCCCCGGCCAGCGTGCCCGTGGGCGGATACGTCAGTTCGTTGCCGACCGTGGCGTGGAACAGCAGCCTGACCTGTTCCACCCTGGCCAACTACGACCCCGCCAAGATCGTGGTGAACCGCAACCAGATCCAGACCAAGAGCGTGGAGGGCGACCTGTGGGATCAGACCGAGGTGACGGCACACTTCAAGACCTTCGGCCTGAAGCATAACTTTGTCGGCGGTATTGAGGGCGGACAGGAGATCTCGAACCCCATCCGCTACTCGTACACGATCAGCGGCGTGGACACGGTACCGACAGCGACCCTGCTGAACCCGGACACCACGCAGGTCTTCAGCGGCACGGGGTACACCACCTCGGTGGTCCACACCAAGGTGGAGAGCGTCGGGCTTTACTTCGTGGATACGATCAAGCTGGGACGTCTCTTCGAGGTCAGCGGCGGCGCTCGCTGGGATCGCATGGATACGGGCTACAGCATCTATCAGCCGGTAAAGCCGCCCACTGGAGGCACCGCGACGGCCACCGCTGTCTTGAGCCTGGTGGAGTCGCAGCCGACCTACCGCGCGGCCTTCGTCTATAAACCGACCAGCCACGGCAGCGTCTACTTCGACTACGGCACCAGCTTCAATCCTGCGGCCGAGTCGCTGAGCCTGAGCGTGACCCTGACCAGCGCCGGGCTGAAGCCCGAGGAGAACGAGAGCTACGAAGGCGGCGTCAAGTACTCCTTCCTGAACGAGCGCTTGCAGGTGGAAGGTGCGGTCTTCCGCACTGAGAAGGACAACGCCCGCGAGACCAGTGCCACGGACAGCACCCTGACCGTGAATGCGGGCAACCAGTTGGTGAAGGGCGCGCAGTTCAGCGTCGTGGGTCGTCTGCCGCAGGGCATGGACCTGGTCGCAGGGTACGCGTACCTCGACAGCAAGGTGCTCTCCTCGCCGAACTACCCGACCTCGGTGGGCTTCCCGCTGGCGAACGTGCCCAAGCAGACCTTCAACGTCTTCGTGACGCACAAGCTGCCGCTGAAGCTGATCGCCGGTGTGGGAGGCAACTATGTGGGCAGCCGCACGGCCAGCTCGACGGTGCCGTATGTGCCGCTGACCTACTCGGCCGCACAGACCTTTGCCGCGGGCACCTCGCCCTGCGGAGCCACGGCGACCAAGTGCTACCAGGTGCTGTCGACGGGGATGAAGCAGGTGCCGGGATACTGGATCTTCAACGCGATGGTGAAGCGTCCGCTGACCGACAAGCTGGAGCTGCAGGCCAACGTGTATAACCTGCTGAACCGGTTCTACATTGACCTGCCGCACCCGAGCCACCTGGTTCCGGGAGCGGGAGCTTCGGCGCTGATCGGGGTCAACTACAAGTTTTAA
- a CDS encoding PAS domain S-box protein, with product MIHNLATDEILRLEALDQYEVFDAPPDPALAEITALAAQICRASQAGIAYIGSDSLQIQSRVGTLTGPALGKIPRGGTPTPYESTLAGDKLYEIPDARYHRDYAPHGILTTGRACRFYAGAPLTTPSGVNIGCIFVQDTVPRQLTDSQRNSLLVFSRQVVTRLELTSRIRQMDRAERARQRVETALTVERNFVSAVLDTVGALVVVFDTAGRIVRFNRACETVSGYDFPSLVGHYVWEKLIPEDDIPEAVANFERMRAGQLPASFENRWRSSDGSLHRIAWSATALRDGQDPSQGQVSFLIVTGIDVTVQRAAEATLRASESRYRQLVEGSLGMVFTHDLDGILLSINAYGARSIGRSVEEMVGHALASFMSHEHRNQMPRYLDEMARTSEAQGRFRLLHRQGEERVIAFRNRLIAENGHQAGHSSGRKPYILGFGVDITEQVRAEEKIRALIHQSNSILESVGDGIYAFDMQGCVTVVNPAACQMLGFREHELLGKNVHELIHHTHADGTPYLPEDSPILGAMHKLDSVRVSDEVFWRKDGTSFPVEYVARPQFDTQVDTQADHQTGHQSGRQSRHAIGVVVAFTDTTERRALDRMKDEFISTVSHELRTPLTSLRAALGLVTGGALASRPEKMAKMLDIAIGNTDRLVRLVNDILDIERISSGKAELHSSLCSAEDLLRRAAELQQAAAAKGGFRFRITGNGVQIWADADRILQTVTNLISNAIKFSPEGSEITLSAHKVDANEARIDVHDEGRGIPEDKLEHIFERFQQVDASDSRGMGGTGLGLAICRSIVAQHGGRIWAVSAPGEGSTFSFTLPTHASGRLT from the coding sequence ATGATCCATAACCTGGCCACCGACGAAATCCTCCGGCTGGAAGCCCTCGATCAGTACGAGGTCTTCGATGCGCCGCCCGATCCTGCCCTGGCCGAGATCACCGCTCTGGCCGCGCAGATCTGCCGCGCCTCGCAGGCCGGAATCGCCTACATCGGCTCGGACAGCCTCCAGATTCAGTCTCGCGTCGGCACCCTTACCGGCCCCGCACTGGGCAAGATTCCCCGTGGCGGCACGCCCACACCCTACGAGAGCACCCTCGCGGGCGACAAGCTCTACGAGATTCCCGACGCGCGCTACCACCGCGACTACGCCCCTCACGGCATCCTGACCACGGGCCGCGCCTGCCGCTTCTACGCCGGTGCGCCCCTCACCACTCCCTCGGGCGTCAACATCGGCTGCATCTTTGTGCAGGACACGGTTCCGCGCCAGCTCACCGACTCCCAGCGCAACTCCCTGCTGGTCTTCAGCCGCCAGGTCGTCACCCGGCTGGAGCTGACCAGCCGCATCCGCCAGATGGACCGCGCCGAGCGCGCCCGGCAGCGCGTGGAGACGGCCCTGACGGTCGAGCGCAACTTCGTCTCCGCCGTGCTCGACACGGTGGGCGCGCTGGTGGTCGTCTTCGACACGGCGGGACGCATCGTCCGCTTCAACCGCGCCTGCGAGACGGTCTCCGGCTACGACTTTCCGAGCCTCGTCGGTCACTACGTGTGGGAGAAGCTGATTCCCGAAGACGATATCCCGGAGGCGGTGGCCAACTTCGAGCGGATGCGCGCGGGCCAGCTTCCGGCCAGCTTCGAGAACCGCTGGCGGTCGAGCGACGGCTCCCTGCACCGCATCGCCTGGTCGGCCACGGCGCTACGCGACGGCCAGGACCCGAGCCAGGGACAGGTGAGCTTCCTGATCGTCACCGGCATCGACGTAACCGTGCAGCGCGCGGCCGAGGCCACGCTGCGAGCGAGCGAAAGCCGCTACCGGCAACTGGTCGAAGGCTCGCTGGGCATGGTCTTCACGCACGATCTCGACGGCATCCTGCTCTCGATCAACGCCTACGGCGCGCGCAGCATAGGCCGCAGCGTGGAGGAGATGGTCGGCCACGCACTCGCCAGCTTTATGTCGCACGAGCACCGCAACCAGATGCCGCGCTACCTCGACGAGATGGCTCGCACCAGCGAGGCCCAGGGTCGTTTTCGCCTGCTGCATCGCCAGGGGGAGGAGCGCGTGATCGCCTTCCGCAACCGGCTGATCGCCGAAAATGGGCATCAGGCTGGGCATAGCTCCGGCCGTAAGCCCTACATCCTCGGCTTCGGCGTCGACATCACCGAGCAGGTGCGCGCCGAGGAGAAGATCCGCGCCCTCATCCACCAGTCCAACTCGATCCTCGAGTCGGTCGGCGACGGCATCTACGCTTTCGACATGCAGGGCTGCGTCACAGTGGTGAACCCGGCGGCCTGCCAGATGCTGGGCTTCCGCGAGCACGAGCTGCTGGGCAAGAATGTCCACGAGCTGATCCACCACACTCACGCCGACGGCACCCCCTACCTGCCCGAGGACAGCCCGATTCTCGGCGCGATGCACAAGCTGGACAGCGTGCGGGTCTCGGACGAGGTCTTCTGGCGCAAGGACGGCACCTCGTTTCCGGTGGAGTACGTGGCACGGCCCCAGTTCGATACTCAGGTCGATACCCAGGCGGATCACCAGACCGGCCACCAATCTGGCCGCCAGTCGCGGCACGCCATCGGCGTCGTCGTCGCCTTTACCGACACCACCGAACGCCGCGCGCTCGACCGCATGAAGGACGAGTTCATCTCGACCGTCTCGCACGAGCTGCGTACGCCGCTGACCTCGCTGCGTGCCGCGCTGGGCCTCGTAACCGGGGGCGCACTGGCCTCGCGGCCGGAGAAGATGGCCAAGATGCTCGATATCGCCATCGGCAACACGGATCGGCTGGTGCGGCTGGTCAACGACATCCTCGACATCGAACGGATCAGCAGCGGCAAGGCCGAGCTGCACTCCAGCCTGTGCTCGGCCGAAGACCTGCTGCGCCGTGCGGCAGAGCTGCAACAGGCCGCGGCGGCCAAGGGAGGCTTCCGCTTCCGTATTACTGGCAACGGGGTCCAGATCTGGGCCGATGCGGACCGTATCCTGCAGACCGTGACCAACCTGATCTCGAACGCGATCAAGTTCTCTCCGGAGGGTTCGGAGATTACGCTTTCGGCCCACAAGGTCGACGCCAACGAGGCCCGGATCGACGTGCACGACGAGGGCCGGGGGATTCCGGAGGACAAGCTGGAGCATATCTTCGAGCGCTTCCAGCAGGTGGATGCCTCGGACTCGCGGGGGATGGGCGGGACGGGGCTGGGACTGGCGATCTGCCGCAGCATTGTGGCGCAGCATGGGGGCAGGATCTGGGCGGTGAGCGCTCCGGGGGAGGGATCGACGTTCTCCTTTACTTTGCCAACCCATGCCAGCGGGCGGCTGACGTAA
- a CDS encoding nuclear transport factor 2 family protein codes for MIRTALYLLLAALPLAAPLVGQQSPMPPSSAPAAPAALPGSPVPVNPASPFHIISPITQPTITPGQLTLLELEGRFSQEVEAGGGKAFASWFAEDAVTLNNGKPAIFGRGAIAATAQWNPSEYQLTWTAQGAQMGPSGDMGFTWGHYTTRYKGPDGNPIVTAGRYITVWKKVKDGSWKVAMDASADEPPAAGECCTLPKP; via the coding sequence ATGATCCGCACTGCCCTGTACCTGCTTCTCGCCGCCCTTCCGCTCGCCGCCCCACTCGTGGGCCAGCAGAGCCCGATGCCCCCGTCTTCCGCTCCCGCTGCGCCCGCAGCCCTGCCCGGTTCGCCTGTGCCGGTCAACCCGGCCAGCCCCTTCCACATCATCAGCCCCATTACCCAGCCGACCATCACGCCGGGCCAGCTCACCCTGCTCGAGCTGGAAGGCCGCTTCTCGCAAGAGGTCGAGGCAGGCGGCGGCAAGGCCTTCGCCAGTTGGTTCGCCGAAGATGCGGTGACGCTGAACAACGGCAAACCAGCCATCTTCGGGCGCGGAGCCATCGCCGCCACCGCCCAGTGGAACCCCTCCGAGTATCAACTGACCTGGACGGCTCAAGGCGCACAGATGGGCCCCTCCGGTGACATGGGCTTCACCTGGGGCCACTACACCACCCGCTACAAGGGGCCGGACGGCAACCCCATCGTCACGGCAGGCCGGTACATCACGGTGTGGAAGAAGGTGAAGGACGGGAGCTGGAAGGTCGCCATGGACGCCAGCGCCGACGAGCCGCCAGCCGCCGGGGAGTGCTGCACGCTGCCCAAACCGTAG
- a CDS encoding cation:dicarboxylase symporter family transporter — protein sequence MVWVLLRWIGIGCMGAFAVRRRTLTPWIFVAMVAGAEIGFDAPAFAVNLRVFSDIFLRLIKTIVAPLILATLVTGIAGHGDLKGVGRMGIKSIVYFEVLTTLALVIGLVAINISKAGVGLTLPAAHEATETLAKVAPAHWDDFLLHVFPENIAKSVAEGQILQVAVFAVFFAIAMAMLSEEKRAPVLRLCESLSEVMFKFTNVVMYFAPIGVGAAMAFTVGHLGLGVLVNLGKLLLTLYGALIAYALLVMLPVALIAKVPVKRFLSAVAEPATIAFATSTSEAALPRAMEAMEALGVPRRIVAFVIPAGYSFNLDGSTLYLALASIFVAQAAGIHMSWGEQAMMMGTLILTSKGVAGVPRATLVVLLATAATFHLPTEPIFVILGIDALMDMARTMVNVVGNCLASVVVAQWEGQFGSEPVSEVVLEGMAD from the coding sequence ATGGTGTGGGTGCTGCTCCGTTGGATCGGGATTGGCTGTATGGGAGCCTTCGCGGTGCGTCGCCGCACGCTGACGCCCTGGATCTTCGTGGCCATGGTGGCCGGGGCGGAGATCGGCTTTGACGCTCCGGCATTCGCCGTGAACCTGCGCGTGTTCTCGGATATCTTTCTGCGGCTCATCAAAACCATCGTCGCGCCGCTCATCCTGGCGACGCTGGTGACAGGTATTGCGGGCCACGGTGACCTGAAGGGCGTCGGCCGCATGGGCATCAAGAGCATCGTCTACTTCGAGGTGCTGACGACGCTGGCGCTGGTCATCGGTCTGGTGGCCATCAACATCAGCAAGGCTGGCGTGGGGCTGACGCTGCCCGCCGCGCACGAAGCCACCGAGACGCTGGCCAAGGTAGCTCCGGCGCACTGGGACGACTTTCTGCTGCACGTCTTTCCGGAGAACATCGCCAAGTCGGTCGCCGAGGGGCAGATCCTGCAAGTGGCTGTCTTTGCGGTCTTCTTCGCCATCGCGATGGCCATGCTGAGCGAGGAGAAGCGCGCTCCGGTGCTGCGGCTGTGCGAGAGCCTGAGCGAGGTGATGTTCAAGTTCACCAACGTGGTCATGTACTTCGCGCCCATCGGCGTGGGGGCGGCGATGGCGTTTACGGTGGGCCACCTGGGGCTGGGCGTGCTGGTGAATCTGGGCAAGCTGCTGCTGACGCTCTATGGCGCGCTGATTGCTTACGCGCTGCTGGTGATGCTGCCGGTGGCGCTGATCGCCAAGGTGCCGGTGAAGCGTTTTCTGAGCGCGGTGGCCGAGCCTGCGACGATTGCCTTTGCTACCTCGACCAGCGAGGCGGCGCTGCCACGGGCGATGGAGGCGATGGAGGCTCTGGGCGTGCCGCGGCGAATCGTGGCGTTCGTGATTCCGGCGGGGTACAGCTTCAACCTCGACGGCAGCACGCTGTACCTGGCGTTGGCGAGCATCTTCGTGGCTCAGGCAGCGGGCATCCATATGAGCTGGGGCGAGCAGGCGATGATGATGGGTACGCTGATCCTGACCAGCAAGGGCGTCGCGGGCGTGCCTCGGGCGACTCTGGTGGTATTGCTGGCGACTGCGGCGACCTTCCATCTGCCGACGGAGCCGATCTTTGTGATCCTCGGCATCGACGCGTTGATGGATATGGCGCGGACGATGGTGAACGTGGTGGGGAACTGCCTGGCCAGTGTGGTGGTGGCTCAGTGGGAGGGCCAGTTTGGGAGCGAGCCGGTGAGTGAGGTTGTGCTCGAGGGCATGGCGGATTAG
- the dxs gene encoding 1-deoxy-D-xylulose-5-phosphate synthase, producing MSNILETIHSPADVKKLSMAELTQLAQEIRERLILGVSKTGGHIGPNLGVVELTIAMHYVFDTPTDSFVFDVSHQAYVHKLLTGREKLFHTIRQPGGLNGFMLRTESEHDSYGAGHAGTALSAALGMAVGRDMSGGSEHIVALAGDAAFTNGISFEALNNIAAQTRRMIIVLNDNEWSIDKNVGAIAEYFHKIATNVTYNQLHDRAAGLVERFGGKAALHVVKKAEEAAKGIVGRGMIFEEFGLNYFGPIDGHNLPLLIETFKFLKQQNKPVVLHAITQKGRGFQPAIEGQKKFHGLGPYHPETGETKPASQKTYSEIFAESLTKLANGNDKVVAITAAMPNGTALDLFRPHHPTRYFDVGIAEEHAVLFAAGLATKGYKPFCAIYSTFLQRAFDQIVHDVALQNLPVVFCMDRGGLSGDDGPTHHGLFDISYLRSVPNIIHMDPVDEDELADMMYTAMLHEGPSAIRYPRGTGPGVTVKDQPAALAIGKAEVLKDGVDVAIFGLGAMMGEAKRLTAMLEAQGLSVALVNPRFVKPLDRECVRVYGGRCGLIITLEDHVLAGGFGSAVLEAVNEMELAVPVVRVGWPDEFIEHGKPEALREKYGLTAEGAMEKAATVVQELVAARLVAR from the coding sequence ATGAGCAACATCCTGGAGACCATTCACTCGCCGGCGGACGTCAAGAAGCTATCCATGGCGGAGTTGACGCAGCTTGCACAGGAGATCCGCGAGCGGCTGATCCTGGGTGTATCGAAGACCGGCGGACATATTGGGCCGAACCTCGGCGTCGTCGAGCTGACGATTGCGATGCACTACGTCTTCGACACCCCGACCGACAGCTTTGTCTTCGACGTGAGCCACCAGGCCTACGTGCATAAGCTGCTGACGGGGCGGGAGAAGCTCTTCCACACCATCCGCCAGCCGGGCGGGCTGAATGGCTTTATGCTGCGCACCGAAAGCGAGCATGACAGCTACGGCGCGGGCCACGCGGGCACGGCGCTCAGCGCGGCTCTGGGTATGGCGGTCGGGCGCGATATGTCGGGCGGCAGCGAGCACATCGTCGCACTGGCCGGGGACGCGGCCTTCACCAACGGCATCTCGTTCGAGGCTCTGAATAACATAGCCGCGCAGACCAGGCGGATGATTATCGTGCTGAATGACAACGAGTGGTCCATCGACAAGAACGTCGGGGCCATCGCAGAGTACTTCCACAAGATTGCCACCAATGTGACCTACAACCAGCTCCACGACCGAGCTGCGGGATTGGTGGAGCGGTTCGGCGGCAAGGCGGCGCTGCACGTGGTGAAGAAGGCCGAGGAGGCCGCCAAGGGCATCGTCGGGCGCGGCATGATCTTCGAGGAGTTCGGCCTGAACTACTTTGGGCCTATCGACGGGCACAACCTGCCGCTGCTGATCGAGACCTTCAAGTTCCTGAAGCAGCAGAACAAGCCCGTGGTGCTGCACGCGATCACCCAGAAGGGACGCGGCTTCCAGCCCGCCATCGAGGGGCAGAAGAAGTTTCATGGGCTGGGGCCTTATCACCCCGAGACCGGCGAGACCAAGCCCGCGTCGCAGAAAACTTACTCGGAGATATTTGCCGAGTCGCTGACGAAGCTGGCCAACGGCAACGACAAGGTCGTCGCCATTACGGCGGCTATGCCCAACGGCACCGCGCTCGACCTCTTCCGTCCGCATCACCCTACTCGCTACTTCGATGTCGGGATTGCGGAGGAGCACGCGGTGCTCTTCGCCGCAGGGCTTGCGACCAAGGGGTATAAGCCCTTCTGTGCGATCTACTCCACGTTTTTGCAACGGGCGTTCGACCAGATCGTGCATGATGTGGCGTTGCAGAACCTGCCGGTGGTCTTCTGCATGGATCGCGGCGGCTTGAGCGGCGACGACGGCCCGACGCATCACGGTCTCTTCGATATCAGCTACCTGCGCAGCGTGCCCAACATCATCCACATGGACCCGGTGGACGAGGATGAACTGGCCGACATGATGTACACGGCGATGCTGCACGAGGGGCCGTCGGCGATCCGCTATCCGCGCGGCACAGGGCCGGGAGTAACGGTGAAAGACCAGCCTGCGGCGCTCGCCATCGGCAAGGCCGAGGTGCTTAAGGACGGCGTGGATGTCGCGATCTTCGGGCTCGGAGCCATGATGGGCGAGGCCAAGCGGCTGACCGCGATGCTCGAGGCCCAGGGGCTCTCGGTGGCGCTGGTGAATCCGCGGTTTGTGAAGCCGCTGGACCGAGAGTGCGTGCGGGTGTACGGCGGGCGCTGCGGGCTCATCATCACGCTGGAGGACCATGTACTGGCCGGTGGGTTCGGGTCGGCGGTACTGGAGGCGGTGAACGAGATGGAACTGGCCGTGCCGGTGGTCCGGGTCGGTTGGCCGGATGAGTTCATCGAGCACGGCAAGCCGGAGGCGCTGCGGGAGAAGTATGGCCTGACCGCCGAAGGGGCGATGGAGAAGGCCGCGACCGTGGTGCAGGAGCTGGTGGCGGCGCGGCTGGTGGCTCGGTAG
- a CDS encoding Fe2+-dependent dioxygenase, with protein sequence MLTKIENVLTKEQVHSARQKLAAAEWVDGRVTAGYQAQEVKRNAQVAEGSTASKEVGEMVLLGLARSPLFMSAALPLRVFPPMFNSYAGGQTFGTHVDTAIRQISTTGQRIRTDLSATLFLTDPEDYDGGDLVVEDYYGEHRVKLPAGHMVLYPATSLHRVEPVTRGNRVSSFFWIQSMIRHDAQRTLLFDLDTAIQRLAGIEDAKVKESSVQMTGVYHNLLRQWAEM encoded by the coding sequence ATGTTGACGAAGATAGAAAACGTACTGACGAAGGAACAGGTCCACTCGGCCCGGCAGAAGCTTGCCGCGGCTGAGTGGGTCGATGGCCGTGTGACGGCGGGCTACCAGGCGCAGGAGGTGAAGCGTAACGCGCAGGTGGCTGAGGGCAGCACGGCCTCGAAGGAAGTCGGCGAGATGGTGCTGCTGGGGCTGGCACGCAGCCCTCTGTTCATGTCGGCGGCACTGCCGCTGCGGGTCTTTCCGCCGATGTTCAACAGCTACGCCGGTGGCCAGACCTTCGGCACCCACGTCGATACGGCGATCCGCCAGATCTCGACGACGGGGCAGAGGATTCGCACGGACCTCTCGGCCACGCTCTTCCTCACCGATCCCGAGGACTACGACGGCGGCGATCTGGTGGTTGAGGATTACTACGGTGAGCACCGCGTCAAGCTGCCCGCCGGGCACATGGTTCTCTACCCGGCCACTAGCCTGCACCGCGTGGAGCCGGTGACGCGCGGCAACCGCGTCAGCTCGTTCTTCTGGATTCAGAGCATGATCCGGCACGACGCGCAGCGGACCCTGCTCTTCGACCTCGACACGGCCATCCAGCGGCTGGCCGGGATCGAGGACGCCAAGGTCAAGGAGAGTTCGGTGCAGATGACCGGCGTCTACCACAATCTGCTGCGGCAGTGGGCCGAGATGTAA
- a CDS encoding carboxypeptidase-like regulatory domain-containing protein, with amino-acid sequence MADLPIARTTLILLALNGTLGLALQAQALPTPLPNAPGRQIEQTGQASLGGAVVDPDHSKVAGAQVTVKDTATKVTHTVTTDSDGRFGFPALEPGQFTLTIRSAGFAPWSSSGILLTPGEEYEMPPVQLQIATATAQVDVTFTQYDMAQEQLHEQEQQRIFAIFPNFYVTYNWKAAPLTPGQKFKLSLRASSDPGFFLQTAAIAGIEQWQNTYEGYGQGAQGYFKRFGASSADGFTAAMIGGAILPSLLHQDPRYFYKGTGTIRSRVLYAISTVVICKGDNGKWQPNYSNVLGNLASAGISNAYYPASDRHGARVTIDNALIGTASGAFSSLMQEFVLRKFTPHHKP; translated from the coding sequence ATGGCTGATCTCCCCATCGCACGTACAACTTTGATCCTTCTTGCCCTTAACGGCACACTCGGCCTCGCACTTCAGGCCCAGGCGCTGCCGACCCCGCTGCCCAACGCGCCCGGACGCCAGATAGAACAGACCGGGCAGGCCAGCCTCGGCGGCGCAGTCGTCGACCCCGACCACAGCAAGGTCGCCGGGGCGCAGGTCACGGTCAAAGATACGGCCACGAAGGTCACCCATACCGTAACCACCGACAGCGACGGCCGCTTCGGCTTCCCCGCGCTCGAGCCCGGCCAGTTCACCCTGACGATCAGATCCGCCGGATTCGCGCCGTGGAGCTCCTCCGGCATCCTGTTAACACCCGGCGAGGAGTACGAGATGCCGCCGGTCCAGCTCCAGATCGCCACCGCCACCGCCCAGGTCGACGTCACCTTTACCCAGTACGACATGGCCCAGGAGCAGTTGCACGAGCAGGAGCAGCAGCGCATCTTCGCCATCTTTCCCAACTTTTACGTCACCTACAACTGGAAGGCCGCGCCGCTGACGCCGGGGCAGAAGTTCAAGCTCTCGCTGCGCGCCTCGAGCGACCCGGGATTCTTTCTCCAGACCGCCGCCATCGCGGGCATCGAGCAGTGGCAGAACACCTACGAGGGCTACGGACAGGGCGCGCAGGGGTACTTCAAGCGTTTCGGGGCGTCCTCGGCCGATGGGTTTACGGCGGCGATGATCGGCGGCGCGATTCTGCCGTCGCTGCTGCACCAGGACCCGCGCTACTTCTACAAGGGCACCGGGACCATCCGCTCGCGGGTGTTGTATGCCATCTCGACCGTGGTCATCTGCAAGGGGGATAACGGCAAGTGGCAGCCGAACTACTCGAATGTGCTGGGAAATCTGGCGTCGGCGGGGATCTCGAACGCGTACTACCCGGCGAGCGACCGGCATGGGGCGCGGGTCACGATTGATAATGCATTGATCGGGACCGCCAGCGGAGCCTTCAGTTCGCTGATGCAGGAGTTTGTGCTGAGGAAGTTCACGCCGCACCACAAGCCGTAG